DNA from Toxoplasma gondii ME49 chromosome X, whole genome shotgun sequence:
TGAATCTATGAAAGGCTGCGATTTTCACGAATGCTGTATGAATATTATGAGCAGAATCGCGTCAAAGACTACATTGAGATGTTTGCCAAAGAAAGGTTCCGCGTTTTTATTATGAAACGGTGTCACGCATCCAAATGCCCCACCAGCTAGACGCAATATCTGTCACAAAACTTTAGTGCGGTTTTTGATTTGTCAAGGGCTGACCCCTTTCCAGCCTCTGATGAAGTTTGTGTTCTCAAGGGTTGTATACAGACGCGAGCGACCTTGAAAGGGAGACTGAAACAAGAGGGATAGGGCTGAAATTCCGGCAGTAGGAAGCTACTTATACGCCACAGTAGAAGTCATTTCGCACTCTCGCCATATAATTCTCTTATAACATCTGTTCCGTACGCATCGAACTCCAGCGTGAATTCGACAGTCTTGCACATGGTTAATACCTTACATTACAGCCTTTTAAGCAGATTCCCATGCATTCCCTACAGAGCTCCTAACTCGCCGTGTCCTTCAAACGGGGATGCATCAGCCAACGGACGGGCAACTCGAAACCAGCATGTGCCACAGTCGAGGCAGCCCACGCACTTGATTTTGTCTCTGACGCTGAAGCAATCGGCACTGTTTCATGGTGGAGTAAGTCGAGCCTACTGTTGAGGTAGTTTTGCCGTCAATTCTGGAACGACTTGGAACAAATCGCCATATACGCAGTAGTCTGCGATCTAAAGCGCACGTGCACCCAGTGAGAACACAACGTGAAAAAATGTCAGTTTTTAGCACGGTGCTTTCGCTATGGCAGACATCAGGCTGGGAAACCGGTGGACTTGTATTGAGTGATCTGGATTGGATAGTTCCATCAAACCAAAAGCCCCCGAAAAAGCACATGAAGAGAATGGACAATGGTATTCAGTCATCTACAAGCCTGGTGGGCATACCACTGCGAACGAGACGCCTACAAAAGGGTACGCATCTTTGCCAGTAACACGTGGAAAACTACAAGGGGCACATTGGAGAAGAGGATGCCACTATTGAAGAAGTTGGAAGGACACAGCTGGTGGCACGCAACTAGTTTTTCATTCCAACACTACTTTTTTTAGCAACCATCATTCTATCCTCACGAAGTGTTGTCATATCCTGTAGCAGGGAACAAGACTCACAACAGCAAGAAatgtttttttcagtttcCGGAGCTTTTCAATGTGTGAAGCAAGAAGGCACAAATCTTCCGGTCACCTATCACACATTCATTCAGTGTGAAGGAAGCTCTCTCTCATTCACCATCGAACTGACCCAGAACATGAGTTGTTCTCCCCTGTCTGACACGGGACATCGTTGATCATTCAGACGGTTACTGTGGGTTTGGAGGTCAATTCCAAACTCTTCATGATGGATGGAACTCTCAGTTCGACTGAAAAGAAACCGTAGCTCCTTGAAACCTCAAAACTAATTTAGAACTCACTTGAAATATGGGTGCCCCGAGGTCGTTGTTGATGGCTACAATGACTTTCGAGTCCTTCATTCCTGTCATGTGCTGGATCGCCCCGCTGAGCCCCACTCCAATGTATAATTTCGGTGCAACCACCTTTCCTGTTTGTCCTATCTGTCCCACAATGGAAATCACATTTCAGATCACGACCGGATAGCCAGACTTGCCTATTGGTGCCTCTTTGACGGAGAGGCAACTCTCCGCCCCGCCCGACCGATGCGTGACAAACCAGAATATGTCCTTAATACCAAAGAACATGTCCATGGTACGTTGAGTTGAAAAAGAAGTCCCCGCAGTGCAACAACATTGCAGGGTTACTGAACATCACGTTCTGGACTACGTACTCTTGGAGCCGAGGGAATATGACACGATGCACCCTGGAGTAAGCGTACACACCCTACTGGCCCCGAGTAGCTAGAAAAACTTCCGTCACCGGGGGTGGTATCCAGCTTGTCAGTACTTCCCTGGTCGTCGAAAAAATTCCGTTTTTCCAAAAACTCTCCGCTTGTTCAAGGCCACGTGATAGGTTGCTCACTCCTAACGGATAGTGTGCCCCCACATGGAAAGACGATGATAAACAGCTACCTGATTCGGGTGGAAGGACGCATCCAACTTACTTGGAGATCATAAGCAGCGTACCCAGAGTCAACAGCCGCTCGCGAAGCTCCAACTGCACAAAACAGTCgtccgaagaagaggggcCCCGGTGCACGACCACTAATACTTGCGTAGGCTCACGTGAAAGCCGATGATGGTTCCACGCTTGCCATCATCTTCTCTCATAGAAAATTAATATGAAAACATATCTCCATAGAGAAAACAAAACGAGTAAGAACAAACTTCTCGTAGTCCTGAGAACAGTGAGGTAGCCAGTTTGTTTTGTGCGTCAGACACTACCAGATCATTGACAAGGTCGATCCGTGCAGGGTTACGCCACATCCTCGTACTTTCGGCTCCTGaacatcgaaaaaaacgaagattGCATGCAAGCTGGGTCAATGTCACCAACAGGGTCCTCGGAAGCAGTCCCTCTTCACTAACTTGCTGCGTTTCGAAGCCTGGCTCTGAGGGGTTCCAAGAGCCGGGTGAACTCAGACCTGCTTTTCAGTCCTCGACCCCCTGCTACGACCTGCAACCAATGAGGCGAAGTAAGGAACATCGACAAACCACGTTTTGACTCTTTTGCTGTTGTAGATACGTCAGCACGTGCAGAGGCGGCCACTACTCGGAAACAGCGTCAAGACCAACGTTAGGGCTTCGTTTCACGAGCTTGATCTTTTAATCGAATTTGGCTGCGCCTGACGCCATTTTTTGTCGAGTGCGTTCGGCTGGAGCGCACATGCGCGACGCTTCATTATAAACTGCATAAGTTGCTCATATTTGTGAAaaaacatgcagagaaggaTATCAACCCGGCTGATGCAGAGTGGCGTGTCAACTGGACACAACAGACAAATTCTCAAATGAGAAACACTTGCGCGCACTATTTCCGCGGCGTCGAGTTGAGGCTTATCTGCCAGTGTGACGTCCTCGGTTATCCACGTCTGTAAACAAAACACGACAACAAGGTATATCTGAGGCCGTTGAATTTGGACGGCAGACGTTGGCATGGAGTTCACAGACGCAAAATATTTCGTGCTCACTGGCAAAATTCATCGGCGTCCCGTTCTCAAAAAGAGCTTCCCGTCACGATCGGAGAACACAGATCTATAACCGCAAAAAACAAGAGATTTTAGACCTCAGGAAAGGTAGTTCACTTTGATCCCTTTGTACTGTCTTGGTCCCCCAGCCATTTCCTGTCATCCCTTTCGCATGACGCCAATTCATCAACACTGGAACGCTCACAAGCTGAGAAATCTCATCAACCGCTGGCAGGTGTTCGATTGGAGCAGGTTCATTTCCCGTCCTTTCATTCAATTTCTCGCTGAGGGGGAACGCTGTGGCACATACCGTTAGCACCTGCAAGCAACAGTAGTTCACATGAGGCAAAAGCTACCCTAAGGCGTAATAATTAACAACATTGGGCAGCAGTAGTTGGAAATTGATGCCGTGGAAATGCTGCTGTATTCAGCACCACCCTGTGTCACCGCGTTCCTTTTTAAATTCGCATTTCTATTATATGCATGGCCCCATAATACTGCACCGTGCGGACCTGATACGGAATTTTCTGTTAGCTGCCTGAATCCTCTACTCTTCGACCTCGTCGGTTGGGTGGGGGGGCAGGGACAATGTTAGCGCGGCCAGCGGCGATAATCTCACTTTAACTTTATCGGAGGACTTAACGGTACACAGAGCGGTGCCTGCATATATCTGTCGGACGAATGTATTGGCGTCCTGAATGAACCGAAGAAGTCCACATGGGCTCGCCACACATCATGTGTCTTGCCACTCAATTTTGCTTAATCCAAGGGAAACGAAAGCCATGACGCAGCGTATGTGGCGATTTGATAATCGTTTGGATACAAGTGACTTGCGTGGAGCCTCTAGAGAGTAAAACAAACAACGTAGTATACGTATCCTTATGGTTGCTATATGCCTCCTCGATACTCCGTCGCAGTATTTGAGGATGCCTGATTCTTCATGTTTTTAACTACATGTATAACACGGCATGATTGAGCTTGCACACCCAGTAGGATGTCCCCCGTCTTTCGTGTCTGTTTGTTTACGACACGTCGACGTGGTAGCCGTATGTATTGCAGCAACTGAGGAGCTCTGTTCTCATGCGTAGATGTTTTGCACATGTCAACAGTACCTCGGTGCCAAGCAGCTCGCAGTAATACAGCCAGTTTCAGCAATAATCGTTTGAGTGGTTTGCTTACTTTGACAGCAACCACATCTGCAATGGGCTGCACATCGAGAAGAGCTGATAAACGGGGCAGTGCGTCTACGCAGATGCCGCTGGATGATCCGCAAATGACAGACACGTCCCGTTCGTGCTGAAGCCGACGTAGCAGCACTGCCAGAGCAACTGGTGGATAATGCTGCATTGCGGCGTTCGTGTACTGCAACACCCTGGAGACGCCGGGCATGTATGACAGACACTCAGCgtgaggcgaaagagaggtgTTTTTTCCACATAGCAGGACTTCTACCTGAGAGCACCCACCAAGCAAAAAAAGCGCTTCATCGAAGGTTCGTTGGCACCGTTTATGAGGTGCATGTAAGCCACATTTCACATCGAGTCTGGGGACATTGTTTTCCGTGGTGCGTCTAAATGCAGGAGAACGTCGGAACCACTCTCCCGACCACACGTGTAGCTAAGCTTCTGTCGGTAGCACAGGGGTATCGACCAATTGCGCTGACGAGGAGGCAGCTTCCATGAGTGCTGTGGAGTCAGGATGCATGGGAGGAGAGTCGCTGGAAATGGCTACGCTCGCTGCATTGCAACCGAGAACGATGGTGACAAAAAGAAGGATCATTTGGTACTGTGGTAAACCTTACCGGCTGCCGGAAAAAAGATGCAGCCTGGATAGCGGCGAGCGTCGGAGGGGTCACCGTTTTAGCGGTTCCATGATCATTTGAGCCATGAGTAGCTGCCTGTTTTGTTTTGTCACTGTGATCAGCTATGACAAGCGTCACGGTGAAGCGTCTACGAAAAACCAGCCCAGTCGTTGTCACCACGGGGTTCTGCGAAAACAACCAGAAGCCAGCTTATCAATCTGCCAATATCACATGCAAATTGAGAAAAAGCGACCACCTGTATACCGATAAAAAACATCATTCTTGCATTTCATGACTACTACATTTGTGTTCATATATGGAACGAGGAAACGACCTAATGCAGCAGAAAACAAACATAGTCGGTTTCCTCTGTGGAGAAAACCAGCACAATCGTTTGACAGCACTGAGAAGAGACCTGAAGACGCTTGATCATGGAGAGCGGCCAAGGAACAACACGAAACGGGAATAGTAATAGCTTAGCGTTTGCCCTCAATGTATAACTTGAGCTCGTTGAGTCTGAAACAGGAGTTCCCTGTACCATGTTGTTTGCTGTAGTTGTGCAGTTGACTCGACTGACCACACCACATCCCATCATTGTCCAGGTTAGCTGCAAAAGAGCGAAtatcttcgtctcctgtgaCCACAGAAATCGTGGCATTATTTCCTTGCAAAGTGGTCTTGTTCTACTGTTCAATTACCGTCGGTAAGGccgtggagaagaagctaCTAGATATTTCTCGATGAGAACACACTGGCGAAGCCAGGGATGACATTGATTTTTCGTAGCAGGTGATGGGATACAGTGCCTGATGCCGCAGGGTGCCACTTCTTCGGTGTAGAAGGCTTCTACGGTTGAGGTGGCAGCCTGCGACCCTGTCCATCAACGTTTGTTTCCCGCCGCGGCTGAGTCTGCCTGCAGTCATGCCGGCTATAGTGGTGGTTTGGTTAAAGACAGTCATGGGTGGGACGAGGAAAATATACTGCATGTAAATGCCACCAAAACCACGGCAAGTGCACGATTCGCTCGCCAGGGGATTTCAGAATGTCAACTCGTTTTTGCGTGCAACTCGCTGGCCGTGCCAAGAGTTTGTTTGATATGCCAATGATCAAGTGCATGCCAACTGGTTACCCTCCGTCTGTTCTTGAAATCTTTTGTTCAGCGCTGGCAGACGACACATGACGGGTCTGAGGTGCAAGGGCCATCGAAGCAATACTCACTCCGCTCACGGCGATAGCACATTGGCGGTAGAAAGCTTTTTTCGAGGACAATGTagagtgtctctgttttgaCCACAGTGGGCAAATGCACAGAACACATAAATATGGTTGATCGCATTCCAGGACGCAAAACATTTGCCATATACTCCGTGTATCTTTGTTGGAACAGGAGGACAAGAGAGCGGCGTGCGTCCAGTTGTCCGACGATTAAGGAGTCACAGAGTTTGCTGTCCCAGGGGTGCTCGAAGGTTAATACGCAAATCTACTCCATCCCCAATACTAGAGCACAGCCGACGCAAAACGCAGAGAACAACAAATAAAACAGGGGGAAAAACGGCGCATGGGACTGGAGGTAAGTGACATTGCTTTTTGGCCAACGACGACACGGAGAAGTCATGTATATAGGGCATGGTGCATTCTGGAAGAATGCGCTCGCTGGCTCCTGGTTTTGCTTCCTCCACCTTTACGCCTTCATGAAGAAGCGATAGATTTGCCTGCACTCGTTGCTTTCATAGCACTGACTTGTGTACCCAAGAATAGAGGTCATTCCTTATTTACTGTCATTGTAAACTGAAAGTGTACTTGCTGTTTCGACCCGGCAGAGATGGCGCGTCTTCGGTATAGCTTTCACCCAACAACTGTCGACGTAGCGGCTCAAACAAAGGTTTTCTACACGGTATGAGACACACAGTGCAGATAATACGCCAATGAGTCCTTAGCTGACGAGGCAGTGAACTGAAGATTGGTGGTCCTGTTCGCATTTGAATACATGTCCCGGCATCCATTCTCACACTAGCTCCAAGTGCAGCCTGGTTGTTTCATCCTTTCATCCAGCGTGTCACTGGTTTCACTCACTGTAGTCCCGACAACATGAGAAGCCTTATTTCGACCTTTATTTGAACTCTGCCGTTCAACGGATAGTTATCATTCCTGAATGTAGTGTTGGGCTCCTCTGGTAACACAACAATTGACGAAATTGGCATCGGTAAGTGCTGAAGTTCCGCCCAGTGAGTTTTGTGACAAcatttcttctgctgtcgcGATACTTATATTTCAGAACTGATGCGGGCGATATCGCTTACAAGTGGGCAGTGCTTCGTTTTGAATGCATGAACTACCAGCCAGTGTGTTGTAATCAGAATCATACACACGTCCTGGCAGTTATCATTTGTAAATCAATCACTTTTCGGAAAGAACTTTACTAGTGAGAGAAGAGTGCCAACGTTCCAGGGGCTCCCAGGCACACGTCGTCCTTTTCTAGACGCGATGACAATCGGATCAGACGTGGCGCATCTATACAAAGTCGCCCAGAGACACCAAGGGGACGGTCCAAAGTGCTGACAGTCAGCAGCGGGACACCGAAGCCTTGAAGGACACGGTAtccaaagagagagaaaacgctaTCATCAGCGGTGCTGTGGAAAGCATGGGGTATCAATGACCCAAAGGTCCACCCTAGTGCTATGAGCA
Protein-coding regions in this window:
- a CDS encoding electron-transfer-flavoprotein, alpha polypeptide (encoded by transcript TGME49_207250); the protein is MQYIFLVPPMTVFNQTTTIAGMTAGRLSRGGKQTLMDRVAGCHLNRRSLLHRRSGTLRHQALYPITCYEKSMSSLASPVCSHREISSSFFSTALPTNPVVTTTGLVFRRRFTVTLVIADHSDKTKQAATHGSNDHGTAKTVTPPTLAAIQAASFFRQPVEVLLCGKNTSLSPHAECLSYMPGVSRVLQYTNAAMQHYPPVALAVLLRRLQHERDVSVICGSSSGICVDALPRLSALLDVQPIADVVAVKDANTFVRQIYAGTALCTVKSSDKVKVLTVCATAFPLSEKLNERTGNEPAPIEHLPAVDEISQLTWITEDVTLADKPQLDAAEIVVAGGRGLKSRSEFTRLLEPLRARLRNAAIGASRAAVDSGYAAYDLQIGQTGKVVAPKLYIGVGLSGAIQHMTGMKDSKVIVAINNDLGAPIFQIADYCVYGDLFQVVPELTAKLPQQ